The Sesamum indicum cultivar Zhongzhi No. 13 linkage group LG1, S_indicum_v1.0, whole genome shotgun sequence genome includes a window with the following:
- the LOC105172479 gene encoding beta-amylase 2, chloroplastic isoform X2 translates to MAVNIHFSLGARISASSLPIISATVDRGLRSTGNRCSCKLGSGLVKSGALLRAAVGGSGNKFAEQDGSLLGFASWNQPEAHERDFTNTPYVPVYVMLPLGIINMECKLVDISGLINQLRILKSINVDGVMVDCWWGIVEARGPRQYNWGDYKRLFQIVRALKLKLQVVMSFHECGGNVGDDVHIPLPQWVIEIGTTDPDIFFTDKEGRRNQECLTWGIDKERVLSGRSGIEVYYEYMRSFCVEFEEFFRDGVITEIEIGLGPCGELRYPSYPAKHDWKYPGIGEFQCYDKYLMKSFEKTAEAKVKQFSGIQPEGVGSYNSKPYETKFFCDGGAYDGYYGRFFLNWYSQVLIDHGDQVLAMASLAFAGTPIAAKLSGVHWWYKTSSHAAELTAGFYNSTNRDGYTPIVLMLKKHKTTLNFTCVELRTLDQYAAFPEALADPEGLVWQVLNAAWDAGIHVASENALPCYNRQSFYKILQNAKPHGDPDRRHLSAFTYLRLSPDLMEQHNLMEFVRFVKQMHAELAGESI, encoded by the exons ATGGCGGttaatatacatttttctCTCGGTGCTCGCATTTCTGCTTCTTCTCTTCCAATCATTTCCGCGACAGTCGATCGCGGTCTCCGGAGCACAGGCAACCGCTGCTCCTGCAAATTGGGGAGCGGTTTGGTGAAATCCGGTGCTCTCTTGCGTGCTGCGGTGGGAGGCAGTGGAAACAAGTTCGCGGAGCAGGATGGTTCTTTACTTGGTTTTGCTTCTTGGAATCAGCCGGAG GCTCACGAGCGAGACTTCACCAACACTCCATATGTTCCTGTTTATGTGATGCTGCCT CTGGGTATCATCAATATGGAATGCAAATTGGTGGATATTTCTGGTCTGATCAACCAACTTAGGATCCTTAAGTCAATTAATGTTGATGGTGTTATGGTTGATTGTTGGTGGGGCATAGTGGAAGCACGTGGTCCTCGACAATATAATTGGGGTGACTATAAGAGGCTTTTCCAGATAGTGCGAGCCCTTAAGTTGAAGTTACAG GTTGTCATGTCTTTCCATGAATGTGGAGGCAATGTTGGTGATGATGTACATATTCCCCTTCCTCAATGGGTCATAGAAATCGGCACTACAGATCCTGACATTTTCTTTACTGATAAAGAGGGAAGGCGAAACCAGGAATGTCTCACTTGGGGAATTGACAAAGAACGAGTCTTGAGTGGTAGGTCAGGTATTGAG GTTTATTATGAGTACATGAGAAGTTTCTGTGTAGAGTTTGAAGAGTTCTTTAGAGATGGAGTCATCACTGAGATTGAAATTGGACTTGGTCCATGTGGGGAGTTGCGCTATCCATCTTATCCAGCAAAACATGACTGGAAATATCCTGGGATTGGGGAATTTCAG TgctatgataaatatttgatgaagaGTTTTGAGAAGACAGCAGAAGCgaaggtcaaacaattttcgGGTATACAACCTGAAGGTGTAGGGTCTTATAATTCCAAACCTTATGAAACTAAGTTTTTTTGTGATGGAggtgcatatgatggctattaTGGCCGATTCTTCTTAAATTGGTACTCTCAGGTTCTTATTGATCATGGTGATCAAGTACTTGCAATGGCTAGTCTGGCCTTTGCAGGTACTCCCATTGCTGCAAAG CTATCGGGCGTTCATTGGTGGTATAAGACGTCTAGCCATGCTGCTGAGTTAACTGCAGGGTTCTATAACTCAACAAATCGCGATGGTTATACTCCAATTGTATTGATGTTGAAAAAACATAAGACTACTCTTAACTTCACATGTGTCGAGTTGCGAACATTAGATCAATATGCAGCATTTCCAGAGGCATTAGCAGATCCTGAAGGATTGGTTTGGCAG GTGCTAAATGCTGCATGGGATGCTGGCATACATGTTGCTAGTGAGAATGCTCTTCCATGCTACAACAGACAAAGCTTTTACAAAATACTGCAAAATGCCAAACCTCACGGTGATCCGGATAGAAGACATTTATCTGCTTTTACCTATCTCAGGCTAAGCCCAGACCTCATGGAGCAACACAATCTCATGGAGTTTGTACGATTTGtaaaacaaatgcatg CTGAACTTGCAGGAGAATCTATATGA
- the LOC105172455 gene encoding uncharacterized protein LOC105172455 isoform X1, whose product MSVACCVPLVECVSCLACIRWVWKKFLYTAGRESENWGLATATEFEPVPRLCRYILSVYEDDLRNPIWAPPGGYGMNPQWVLLKKDYVDTQGKVSPYMIYLDHDNADIVVAIRGLNLGKESDFLLLLDNKLGQTTYDGGYVHNGLLKAAQYVLQEECEILRELVERNPNYTLTFAGHSLGAGVVTLLTMLAVKNREKLGHIERKRIRCFAIAPARCISLNLAVRYADVINSVVLQDDFLPRTTVALEDVFKSLFCFPCLLCIMCLKDTCTLEEKMLQDPRRLYAPGRLYHIIVRKPFRFKRISPLVKTAVPVDGRFEHIVLSCNATSDHAIIWILRESERALDSLLEKERIMGIPPAQRMERQASLVKEHMEEHRAAIERAVALDIPHAYSPSYGTFQEMEKGENSSAGHDNSIEIIQEAK is encoded by the exons ATGTCTGTTGCCTGCTGTGTTCCACTTGTCGAATGTGTATCCTGTTTAGCGTGCATTCGCTGGGTGTGGAAGAAGTTTCTGTACACTGCTGGCCGTGAGAGTGAAAACTGGGGCCTTGCGACTGCCACGGAGTTTGAGCCTGTCCCCCGGCTATGTCGATATATTCTGTCTGTTTATGAGGATGATCTTAGGAATCCCATTTGGGCTCCCCCGGGAGGGTATGGGATGAATCCCCAATGGGTGTTATTGAAAAAAGATTATGTGGATACTCAAGGGAAAGTGTCTCCCTACATGATCTATCTTGATCATGATAATGCAGATATTGTTGTAGCAATTAGGGGTCTTAATTTGGGGAAGGAAAGCGATTTTCTTCTCTTACTTGATAACAAGCTTGGGCAGACAACGTATGATGGTGGTTACGTTCACAATGGGCTGTTGAAAGCAGCTCAGTACGTTTTGCAAGAAGAGTGTGAGATATTGAGGGAGCTAGTTGAAAGGAATCCCAACTACACATTAACTTTTGCGGGGCATTCCCTTGGAGCTGGAGTTGTGACGTTGTTAACGATGTTGGCAGTCAAGAATAGGGAGAAATTGGGGCATATTGAGAGGAAAAGAATTAGGTGCTTTGCTATTGCTCCTGCAAGGTGTATATCACTTAACTTGGCAGTGAGATATGCAGATGTCATCAATTCGGTCGTGCTGCAG GATGATTTCTTACCCCGGACGACCGTAGCACTGGAAGATGTCTTCAAGTCACTTTTCTG TTTCCCTTGCTTGCTGTGCATAATGTGCTTAAAAGATACATGCACACTAGAGGAGAAGATGCTCCAGGATCCGAGACGTCTGTATGCACCTGGTCGCCTCTACCACATAATCGTGAGAAAACCCTTCAG GTTTAAAAGAATTTCACCTCTTGTTAAGACAGCAGTACCTGTGGATGGACGGTTTGAGCACATTGTTCTTTCGTGCAATGCAACATCGGATCATGCTATTATTTGGATACTAAGAGAATCTGAAAGAGCACTTGAT TCTTTGCTGGAAAAGGAGCGAATTATGGGCATTCCACCAGCGCAGAGGATGGAGAGGCAGGCATCCCTTGTGAAAGAACACATGGAGGAGCACAGAGCAGCAATAGAGAGAGCAGTTGCATTAGACATTCCCCATGCGTACTCACCTTCTTACGGTACTTTCCAAGAAATGGAGAAAGGTGAAAATTCAAGTGCCGGGCATGATAACTCGATTGAGATTATACAAGAAGCAAAATGA
- the LOC105172479 gene encoding beta-amylase 2, chloroplastic isoform X3, which yields MAVNIHFSLGARISASSLPIISATVDRGLRSTGNRCSCKLGSGLVKSGALLRAAVGGSGNKFAEQDGSLLGFASWNQPEAHERDFTNTPYVPVYVMLPLGIINMECKLVDISGLINQLRILKSINVDGVMVDCWWGIVEARGPRQYNWGDYKRLFQIVRALKLKLQVVMSFHECGGNVGDDVHIPLPQWVIEIGTTDPDIFFTDKEGRRNQECLTWGIDKERVLSGRSGIEVYYEYMRSFCVEFEEFFRDGVITEIEIGLGPCGELRYPSYPAKHDWKYPGIGEFQCYDKYLMKSFEKTAEAKVKQFSGIQPEGVGSYNSKPYETKFFCDGGAYDGYYGRFFLNWYSQVLIDHGDQVLAMASLAFAGTPIAAKQLSGVHWWYKTSSHAAELTAGFYNSTNRDGYTPIVLMLKKHKTTLNFTCVELRTLDQYAAFPEALADPEGLVWQVLNAAWDAGIHVASENALPCYNRQSFYKILQNAKPHGDPDRRHLSAFTYLRLSPDLMEQHNLMEFVRFVKQMHGESI from the exons ATGGCGGttaatatacatttttctCTCGGTGCTCGCATTTCTGCTTCTTCTCTTCCAATCATTTCCGCGACAGTCGATCGCGGTCTCCGGAGCACAGGCAACCGCTGCTCCTGCAAATTGGGGAGCGGTTTGGTGAAATCCGGTGCTCTCTTGCGTGCTGCGGTGGGAGGCAGTGGAAACAAGTTCGCGGAGCAGGATGGTTCTTTACTTGGTTTTGCTTCTTGGAATCAGCCGGAG GCTCACGAGCGAGACTTCACCAACACTCCATATGTTCCTGTTTATGTGATGCTGCCT CTGGGTATCATCAATATGGAATGCAAATTGGTGGATATTTCTGGTCTGATCAACCAACTTAGGATCCTTAAGTCAATTAATGTTGATGGTGTTATGGTTGATTGTTGGTGGGGCATAGTGGAAGCACGTGGTCCTCGACAATATAATTGGGGTGACTATAAGAGGCTTTTCCAGATAGTGCGAGCCCTTAAGTTGAAGTTACAG GTTGTCATGTCTTTCCATGAATGTGGAGGCAATGTTGGTGATGATGTACATATTCCCCTTCCTCAATGGGTCATAGAAATCGGCACTACAGATCCTGACATTTTCTTTACTGATAAAGAGGGAAGGCGAAACCAGGAATGTCTCACTTGGGGAATTGACAAAGAACGAGTCTTGAGTGGTAGGTCAGGTATTGAG GTTTATTATGAGTACATGAGAAGTTTCTGTGTAGAGTTTGAAGAGTTCTTTAGAGATGGAGTCATCACTGAGATTGAAATTGGACTTGGTCCATGTGGGGAGTTGCGCTATCCATCTTATCCAGCAAAACATGACTGGAAATATCCTGGGATTGGGGAATTTCAG TgctatgataaatatttgatgaagaGTTTTGAGAAGACAGCAGAAGCgaaggtcaaacaattttcgGGTATACAACCTGAAGGTGTAGGGTCTTATAATTCCAAACCTTATGAAACTAAGTTTTTTTGTGATGGAggtgcatatgatggctattaTGGCCGATTCTTCTTAAATTGGTACTCTCAGGTTCTTATTGATCATGGTGATCAAGTACTTGCAATGGCTAGTCTGGCCTTTGCAGGTACTCCCATTGCTGCAAAG CAGCTATCGGGCGTTCATTGGTGGTATAAGACGTCTAGCCATGCTGCTGAGTTAACTGCAGGGTTCTATAACTCAACAAATCGCGATGGTTATACTCCAATTGTATTGATGTTGAAAAAACATAAGACTACTCTTAACTTCACATGTGTCGAGTTGCGAACATTAGATCAATATGCAGCATTTCCAGAGGCATTAGCAGATCCTGAAGGATTGGTTTGGCAG GTGCTAAATGCTGCATGGGATGCTGGCATACATGTTGCTAGTGAGAATGCTCTTCCATGCTACAACAGACAAAGCTTTTACAAAATACTGCAAAATGCCAAACCTCACGGTGATCCGGATAGAAGACATTTATCTGCTTTTACCTATCTCAGGCTAAGCCCAGACCTCATGGAGCAACACAATCTCATGGAGTTTGTACGATTTGtaaaacaaatgcatg GAGAATCTATATGA
- the LOC105172418 gene encoding uncharacterized protein LOC105172418, with translation MSSQLRNDDEWNPQEAAAEEEVLKLEEEVQQMAEKLLEYRATLPDQLSSILSCLLASQRPVSLTRLAVEESGPEAGKPPLPDAEAGATQGLERTVEAEKIQLLKQKMSGNALTLPVVLKRMEVYIAKIEELASSNGVIHPVFKRKR, from the exons ATGTCGTCCCAGCTTCGAAACGACGACGAATGGAACCCTCAAGAAGCTGCAGCAGAAGAAGAGGTGCTTAAGCTCGAGGAAGAAGTGCAACAAATGGCTGAAAAACTACTGGAATACAGAGCCACCCTTCCTGATCAACTCAGCTCCATCTTATCTTGTCTTCTCGCTTCTCAAAGACCCGTTTCACTGACCCGTTTAGCAGTTGAAGAGTCCGGACCCGAAGCCGGGAAGCCTCCCCTGCCGGATGCCGAAGCTGGAGCTACCCAAG GTTTGGAGAGAACTGTTGAGGCTGAAAAAATACAACTCCTCAAACAGAAGATGTCAGGTAATGCCTTAACACTGCCTGTTGTCTTGAAGAGGATGGAAGTATATATTGCCAAGATTGAGGAATTAGCATCATCCAATGGAGTCATTCATCCTGtctttaaaagaaaacgaTGA
- the LOC105172426 gene encoding zinc finger CCCH domain-containing protein 56-like: MDSHQPSGSPVNNVIEFQSGNSGISFNEDMVLGSSDQAVWASEDGISNKEASVNMNSKANHEESLSQFEVGSELAHKRPTVNGSSDQAVWVSEDDISNKEASVNMNPKANHEERLSQFEVESELTHKRARNSPLVDLAASNSSRAFGVLFHKTKLCCRFQVGTCSFNEKCNFAHSIEELRQPPLNWQKGVAARKEEQGSPLVPREVTQILLVGSNDETQGCTSEQCMKLCSEEGCPYGENCNLIHYEDSKNREHLAICLLPGTDGRYRGNRSKSTLNAANWKTRLCNKWESAGYCPFRSRCHFAHGPAELRRYGGGLPIPEAKDSSAYGSKGGAVPTKASAGAMNAPTSSVPHPYRVGAPSRRLSIMMKRPGETPTRRWKGPESISKVYGDWIDDLE; encoded by the exons ATGGATTCTCATCAACCAAGTGGCTCCCCTGTTAACAATGTGATAGAGTTTCAATCTGGAAACTCTGGAATTAGTTTCAATGAGGATATGGTTCTCGGATCCAGTGATCAAGCTGTTTGGGCCAGCGAGGATGGTATTTCGAACAAAGAAGCTTCTGTTAACATGAATTCAAAGGCAAATCACGAGGAGAGTCTATCCCAATTTGAAGTGGGAAGTGAGTTGGCACACAAAAGGCCCACGGTTAACGGATCCAGTGATCAAGCTGTTTGGGTGAGCGAGGATGATATCTCAAACAAAGAAGCTTCTGTTAACATGAATCCAAAGGCAAATCACGAGGAGAGGTTGTCCCAATTTGAAGTGGAAAGTGAGTTGACACACAAAAGGGCTAGAAACTCCCCTTTGGTGGATTTGGCAGCTTCCAATTCCTCGAGGGCCTTCGGGGTGCTGTTCCACAAAACAAAACTATGTTGCAGATTTCAAGTTGGCACTTGTTCCTTTAACGAAAAATGTAACTTTGCACATAGTATTGAGGAACTTAGGCAACCACCCCTTAATTGGCAGAAAGGTGTGGCTGCACGCAAGGAAGAACAAGGTTCACCATTAGTGCCAAGGGAGGTAACTCAGATACTACTTGTGGGATCTAATGATGAGACACAGGGATGTACGAGCGAGCAGTGCATGAAGCTTTGCAGTGAGGAAGGTTGCCCATATGGTGAGAATTGCAATTTGATTCATTATGAGGATTCAAAAAATCGAGAACATTTGGCAATATGTTTGCTTCCTGGGACTGATGGTAGATATCGGGGAAATCGGAGTAAATCAACCTTGAACGCTGCGAACTGGAAAACAAGGTTATGTAACAAGTGGGAGAGTGCAGGATATTGTCCATTTCGCAGCAGGTGTCATTTTGCTCATGGGCCTGCAG AGCTGCGTCGTTATGGTGGAGGGCTTCCTATCCCAGAAGCTAAAGATTCTTCCGCTTATGGTAGCAAGGGAGGGGCAGTGCCCACTAAAGCTTCTGCTGGTGCTATGAATGCACCCACTTCTTCTGTTCCTCATCCATATCGTGTCGGTGCTCCATCACGAAGGTTGTCTATCATGATGAAGAGGCCTGGAGAGACACCTACTCGGAGATGGAAGGGCCCAGAAAGCATCAGCAAAGTCTATGGCGACTGGATTGATGACCTTGAGTAG
- the LOC105172448 gene encoding uncharacterized protein LOC105172448, which yields MFGPSPSDRKGLSFPSFLCAVVDMYVCLPRSCLFALQYFEYVCDSEKLKTSNRVHFATSLIREVAALLLMRCESPSFSKLVKTSAHWKWLSESWVPTKGQRRRVKKWHYTSNDEGCWRWSAEEVGC from the exons ATGTTTGGACCAAGCCCTTCCGATAGAAAAGGGTTAAGCTTTCCCAGTTTCCTGTGTGCTGTGGTTGACATGTACGTCTGTTTGCCAAGATCTTGTTTGTTTGCCTTGCAGTATTTTGAATATGTCTGTGATTCAG AAAAGTTGAAAACAAGCAACAGAGTGCATTTTGCTACAAGTCTCATTAGGGAAGTTGCTGCTTTGCTCCTTATGAGATGCGAATCACCAAGCTTCTCAAAGTTGGTAAAGACAAGTGCGCATTGGAAGTGGCTAAGTGAAAGTTGGGTGCCCACAAAAGGGCAAAGAAGAAGAGTGAAGAAATGGCATTACACCTCCAATGATGAG GGCTGCTGGAGATGGAGTGCAGAAGAAGTAGGGTGTTAG
- the LOC105172479 gene encoding beta-amylase 2, chloroplastic isoform X1 yields the protein MAVNIHFSLGARISASSLPIISATVDRGLRSTGNRCSCKLGSGLVKSGALLRAAVGGSGNKFAEQDGSLLGFASWNQPEAHERDFTNTPYVPVYVMLPLGIINMECKLVDISGLINQLRILKSINVDGVMVDCWWGIVEARGPRQYNWGDYKRLFQIVRALKLKLQVVMSFHECGGNVGDDVHIPLPQWVIEIGTTDPDIFFTDKEGRRNQECLTWGIDKERVLSGRSGIEVYYEYMRSFCVEFEEFFRDGVITEIEIGLGPCGELRYPSYPAKHDWKYPGIGEFQCYDKYLMKSFEKTAEAKVKQFSGIQPEGVGSYNSKPYETKFFCDGGAYDGYYGRFFLNWYSQVLIDHGDQVLAMASLAFAGTPIAAKQLSGVHWWYKTSSHAAELTAGFYNSTNRDGYTPIVLMLKKHKTTLNFTCVELRTLDQYAAFPEALADPEGLVWQVLNAAWDAGIHVASENALPCYNRQSFYKILQNAKPHGDPDRRHLSAFTYLRLSPDLMEQHNLMEFVRFVKQMHAELAGESI from the exons ATGGCGGttaatatacatttttctCTCGGTGCTCGCATTTCTGCTTCTTCTCTTCCAATCATTTCCGCGACAGTCGATCGCGGTCTCCGGAGCACAGGCAACCGCTGCTCCTGCAAATTGGGGAGCGGTTTGGTGAAATCCGGTGCTCTCTTGCGTGCTGCGGTGGGAGGCAGTGGAAACAAGTTCGCGGAGCAGGATGGTTCTTTACTTGGTTTTGCTTCTTGGAATCAGCCGGAG GCTCACGAGCGAGACTTCACCAACACTCCATATGTTCCTGTTTATGTGATGCTGCCT CTGGGTATCATCAATATGGAATGCAAATTGGTGGATATTTCTGGTCTGATCAACCAACTTAGGATCCTTAAGTCAATTAATGTTGATGGTGTTATGGTTGATTGTTGGTGGGGCATAGTGGAAGCACGTGGTCCTCGACAATATAATTGGGGTGACTATAAGAGGCTTTTCCAGATAGTGCGAGCCCTTAAGTTGAAGTTACAG GTTGTCATGTCTTTCCATGAATGTGGAGGCAATGTTGGTGATGATGTACATATTCCCCTTCCTCAATGGGTCATAGAAATCGGCACTACAGATCCTGACATTTTCTTTACTGATAAAGAGGGAAGGCGAAACCAGGAATGTCTCACTTGGGGAATTGACAAAGAACGAGTCTTGAGTGGTAGGTCAGGTATTGAG GTTTATTATGAGTACATGAGAAGTTTCTGTGTAGAGTTTGAAGAGTTCTTTAGAGATGGAGTCATCACTGAGATTGAAATTGGACTTGGTCCATGTGGGGAGTTGCGCTATCCATCTTATCCAGCAAAACATGACTGGAAATATCCTGGGATTGGGGAATTTCAG TgctatgataaatatttgatgaagaGTTTTGAGAAGACAGCAGAAGCgaaggtcaaacaattttcgGGTATACAACCTGAAGGTGTAGGGTCTTATAATTCCAAACCTTATGAAACTAAGTTTTTTTGTGATGGAggtgcatatgatggctattaTGGCCGATTCTTCTTAAATTGGTACTCTCAGGTTCTTATTGATCATGGTGATCAAGTACTTGCAATGGCTAGTCTGGCCTTTGCAGGTACTCCCATTGCTGCAAAG CAGCTATCGGGCGTTCATTGGTGGTATAAGACGTCTAGCCATGCTGCTGAGTTAACTGCAGGGTTCTATAACTCAACAAATCGCGATGGTTATACTCCAATTGTATTGATGTTGAAAAAACATAAGACTACTCTTAACTTCACATGTGTCGAGTTGCGAACATTAGATCAATATGCAGCATTTCCAGAGGCATTAGCAGATCCTGAAGGATTGGTTTGGCAG GTGCTAAATGCTGCATGGGATGCTGGCATACATGTTGCTAGTGAGAATGCTCTTCCATGCTACAACAGACAAAGCTTTTACAAAATACTGCAAAATGCCAAACCTCACGGTGATCCGGATAGAAGACATTTATCTGCTTTTACCTATCTCAGGCTAAGCCCAGACCTCATGGAGCAACACAATCTCATGGAGTTTGTACGATTTGtaaaacaaatgcatg CTGAACTTGCAGGAGAATCTATATGA
- the LOC105172406 gene encoding F-box/kelch-repeat protein SKIP4: MASMESGSWTLNPQEQPQVRDSTKIGIEGLTELEKPALIPGLPDDIAFSCLARVPRKYHPVLNCVSKRWRELICGEEWYLYRLNHHLEETWVYALCRDKFEQLCMFVLDPNQLKKGWKRIHGLPGCCLKRKGVGFEVLGKKVYLFGGCGWIEDATDDVYCYDATMSTWTRAGSLSTPRCFFAYEALDGKIYAIGGLGSTLSDPHSWDIYDSHTNCWSSHVDPNVIPDIEDSIVLDGKIYIRCGISAVSSHVYAVVYEPSSGTWQHADTDVACGWRGPAVVIDGVLYVLDQTSGVRLMMWQKEAREWMAIRRLSTHLIIPPCRLVAIGKKIFVVGKGLSTVMFDVESAGCVDGVLVSSSLKLTSDDEVISCKTLAV, translated from the exons ATGGCATCCATGGAAAGTGGTTCCTGGACACTTAATCCACAGGAACAACCTCAGGTGCGTGACAGCACAAAAATTGGTATAGAGGGTCTTACTGAATTAGAGAAACCAGCTTTGATACCTGGACTTCCAGATGACATTGCATTTTCTTGCTTGGCGAGAGTTCCAAGGAAGTACCATCCAGTTCTTAACTGTGTTTCCAAGAGATGGAGAGAGTTAATCTGTGGTGAAGAGTGGTACTTGTACCGGCTGAATCATCATCTGGAGGAGACTTGGGTTTATGCTTTATGCAGAGACAAGTTTGAGCAACTTTGCATGTTTGTGTTGGATCCTAACCAATTGAAAAAAGGTTGGAAGAGGATTCATGGCCTTCCAGGTTGTTGCTTGAAGAGAAAAGGTGTTGGGTTTGAAGTGTTGGGTAAGAAAGTTTACCTGTTTGGAGGCTGTGGTTGGATTGAGGATGCTACAGATGATGTCTATTGCTATGATGCTACAATGAGTACATGGACTAGAGCGGGTTCTTTATCGACCCCTAG GTGTTTTTTTGCATATGAAGCTTTAGATGGGAAAATCTATGCTATAGGTGGGCTTGGATCAACATTGAGTGATCCGCATTCCTGGGACATTTACGACAGCCATACAAATTGCTGGAGTTCACATGTAGATCCAAATGTAATTCCAGATATCGAAGATTCAATTGTGTTGGATGGAAAGATTTATATTAGGTGTGGTATTTCAGCTGTATCCTCTCATGTGTATGCTGTTGTATATGAGCCGTCTAGCGGTACCTGGCAGCATGCTGATACTGACGTGGCATGTGGTTGGCGCGGTCCAGCAGTTGTGATAGACGGCGTCTTATATGTATTGGACCAAACTTCGGGTGTGAGACTGATGATGTGGCAGAAGGAGGCTCGAGAGTGGATGGCTATAAGAAGACTGTCAACACATCTCATAATCCCACCTTGTCGACTTGTGGCAATTGgtaagaaaatttttgttgttgggAAAGGACTTAGCACAGTAATGTTTGATGTTGAGAGTGCAGGTTGTGTGGATGGTGTTTTAGTGAGTTCTTCTCTGAAATTGACTTCTGATGATGAAGTAATAAGTTGCAAAACCCTTGCTGTTTGA
- the LOC105172455 gene encoding uncharacterized protein LOC105172455 isoform X2: MSVACCVPLVECVSCLACIRWVWKKFLYTAGRESENWGLATATEFEPVPRLCRYILSVYEDDLRNPIWAPPGGYGMNPQWVLLKKDYVDTQGKVSPYMIYLDHDNADIVVAIRGLNLGKESDFLLLLDNKLGQTTYDGGYVHNGLLKAAQYVLQEECEILRELVERNPNYTLTFAGHSLGAGVVTLLTMLAVKNREKLGHIERKRIRCFAIAPARCISLNLAVRYADVINSVVLQDDFLPRTTVALEDVFKSLFCFPCLLCIMCLKDTCTLEEKMLQDPRRLYAPGRLYHIIVRKPFRFKRISPLVKTAVPVDGRFEHIVLSCNATSDHAIIWILRESERALDCSLCWKRSELWAFHQRRGWRGRHPL, translated from the exons ATGTCTGTTGCCTGCTGTGTTCCACTTGTCGAATGTGTATCCTGTTTAGCGTGCATTCGCTGGGTGTGGAAGAAGTTTCTGTACACTGCTGGCCGTGAGAGTGAAAACTGGGGCCTTGCGACTGCCACGGAGTTTGAGCCTGTCCCCCGGCTATGTCGATATATTCTGTCTGTTTATGAGGATGATCTTAGGAATCCCATTTGGGCTCCCCCGGGAGGGTATGGGATGAATCCCCAATGGGTGTTATTGAAAAAAGATTATGTGGATACTCAAGGGAAAGTGTCTCCCTACATGATCTATCTTGATCATGATAATGCAGATATTGTTGTAGCAATTAGGGGTCTTAATTTGGGGAAGGAAAGCGATTTTCTTCTCTTACTTGATAACAAGCTTGGGCAGACAACGTATGATGGTGGTTACGTTCACAATGGGCTGTTGAAAGCAGCTCAGTACGTTTTGCAAGAAGAGTGTGAGATATTGAGGGAGCTAGTTGAAAGGAATCCCAACTACACATTAACTTTTGCGGGGCATTCCCTTGGAGCTGGAGTTGTGACGTTGTTAACGATGTTGGCAGTCAAGAATAGGGAGAAATTGGGGCATATTGAGAGGAAAAGAATTAGGTGCTTTGCTATTGCTCCTGCAAGGTGTATATCACTTAACTTGGCAGTGAGATATGCAGATGTCATCAATTCGGTCGTGCTGCAG GATGATTTCTTACCCCGGACGACCGTAGCACTGGAAGATGTCTTCAAGTCACTTTTCTG TTTCCCTTGCTTGCTGTGCATAATGTGCTTAAAAGATACATGCACACTAGAGGAGAAGATGCTCCAGGATCCGAGACGTCTGTATGCACCTGGTCGCCTCTACCACATAATCGTGAGAAAACCCTTCAG GTTTAAAAGAATTTCACCTCTTGTTAAGACAGCAGTACCTGTGGATGGACGGTTTGAGCACATTGTTCTTTCGTGCAATGCAACATCGGATCATGCTATTATTTGGATACTAAGAGAATCTGAAAGAGCACTTGAT TGCAGTCTTTGCTGGAAAAGGAGCGAATTATGGGCATTCCACCAGCGCAGAGGATGGAGAGGCAGGCATCCCTTGTGA